One region of Flavobacterium pisciphilum genomic DNA includes:
- a CDS encoding OmpA family protein: MKNFAILYITIISVFSLNSYSQQGKIASGDKKYDNYAYIDAIKTYERVAEKGYKSVDMFKKLGNSFYFNSEFEKAARWYGELFAMNTEVEPEYYYRYAQSLKSTGDNAKANQILDLFNQKSKKDTRAKLYQNDKDYLEQIKENSGRYKIEDAGVNSKYSDYGTAFYLNKIVFASARDTGNFNQRIHKWTGEHFTNLYQSDLDADFNPNAPKKFKSKINSKFHEATPVFTKDGKTVYFTRNNYIDGKKGKDENKITLIKIYKATLVNDNWDNIMEVPFNSNNYSTAHPALSPDEKTLYFASDMPGTFGQSDIYKVTINNNGGFGPPENLGPEINTEGKETFPFVTDENEIYFSSDGRPGLGGLDVFVAKIATDGSISNIQNVGSDINSPQDDFAYIIDTKSRRGFFTSNKQGGQGSDDIYKFLETRRLACVQELYGTITDLATGEVLPNAKLTLYDNNFNIVKTGYSDQNGNYTFPVECGLTYNLRAEKEKYTTKEQNVVILKENGRTQLSIALEKSECVVTIGDDLGKCFGIKMIYFDLDKSNIRQEAALDLEKILDVLKQYPTMKLDIRSHTDSRATHKYNEALSDRRAKSTIKWLVQNGVAPNRLTGKGYGETQLVNGCSDGVKCTEEQHQMNRRSEFIITAL; encoded by the coding sequence ATGAAAAATTTTGCAATCCTATACATAACAATAATAAGTGTTTTTTCATTAAACAGTTATTCGCAACAAGGCAAAATTGCTTCTGGAGACAAGAAGTATGACAACTATGCCTATATAGATGCTATTAAAACCTATGAACGTGTAGCCGAAAAAGGATACAAATCTGTAGATATGTTCAAAAAATTAGGCAACTCCTTTTACTTTAATTCTGAATTTGAAAAGGCTGCAAGATGGTATGGTGAATTGTTTGCCATGAATACCGAGGTTGAACCTGAGTATTATTACCGATATGCACAATCATTAAAATCAACTGGAGATAATGCCAAAGCCAATCAGATACTTGATTTATTTAATCAAAAATCAAAAAAAGATACGCGAGCCAAACTTTATCAAAATGACAAAGATTATCTGGAGCAAATCAAAGAAAACTCTGGACGTTATAAAATTGAAGATGCTGGTGTTAATAGCAAATACTCTGATTATGGAACGGCTTTTTATCTTAACAAAATAGTCTTTGCATCGGCTAGAGATACAGGTAACTTTAACCAAAGAATACACAAATGGACTGGAGAGCACTTTACGAATCTGTATCAATCTGATCTTGATGCTGATTTCAATCCAAATGCTCCAAAAAAGTTTAAATCAAAAATAAATTCTAAATTTCACGAAGCTACTCCGGTTTTTACTAAAGATGGAAAAACGGTGTATTTTACAAGAAACAATTACATTGATGGAAAAAAGGGAAAAGATGAAAATAAAATTACTTTAATAAAAATATACAAAGCTACACTGGTAAATGATAATTGGGATAATATAATGGAGGTTCCTTTTAACAGCAACAATTACAGTACGGCACATCCTGCACTAAGCCCAGATGAAAAAACATTATATTTTGCATCTGATATGCCAGGGACTTTTGGACAATCGGATATATATAAAGTAACAATCAATAACAATGGTGGATTTGGTCCGCCAGAAAATTTAGGACCTGAAATTAATACTGAAGGGAAAGAAACTTTTCCTTTTGTAACCGATGAAAATGAAATTTATTTCTCATCTGATGGGCGTCCCGGCCTTGGGGGCTTAGATGTATTTGTTGCTAAAATAGCAACTGATGGCTCTATAAGTAATATACAAAACGTGGGATCTGATATCAATTCTCCTCAGGATGATTTTGCCTATATTATTGATACCAAATCCCGAAGAGGATTCTTTACATCAAACAAACAAGGAGGACAAGGATCTGACGATATCTATAAATTCCTTGAAACTAGAAGATTGGCTTGTGTTCAGGAATTATATGGTACTATAACCGATTTAGCTACTGGAGAGGTTTTACCTAACGCTAAACTGACCTTATATGACAATAACTTTAATATTGTAAAAACAGGTTATTCGGATCAAAATGGAAATTATACCTTCCCTGTAGAATGTGGTTTAACATACAATCTTAGAGCCGAAAAAGAAAAATATACAACCAAGGAACAAAACGTAGTTATTTTAAAAGAAAATGGAAGAACTCAGTTATCTATTGCTCTTGAAAAATCTGAATGCGTGGTAACAATTGGTGATGATTTAGGCAAATGTTTTGGTATCAAAATGATTTACTTCGATTTAGATAAATCAAACATTCGTCAAGAAGCAGCTCTGGATTTAGAGAAAATCTTAGATGTTTTAAAACAATATCCAACTATGAAACTGGATATCCGCTCGCACACTGATAGTCGTGCAACTCATAAATACAATGAAGCTTTATCTGATAGAAGAGCTAAATCAACTATAAAATGGTTGGTTCAAAATGGTGTTGCTCCAAACAGATTAACTGGTAAAGGTTATGGAGAAACGCAGCTTGTTAATGGTTGCTCTGATGGAGTTAAATGTACCGAAGAACAACATCAAATGAACAGACGAAGCGAATTTATAATTACAGCATTATAA
- a CDS encoding CAP domain-containing protein, which translates to MKLKIHILSLIVIVFTMNSCASDSVDSGSEQESGVSSGVVTNYTYNQSELETMKLINDYRVSVGLNELKAINHISFKSEEHDMYMIANNVVNHDDFVARSENIIKVLGAIKVGENVAYNYNTPEAVLKAWLASAGHKKNIEGDYTHFGMAIKIDPENGRKYYTNIFAKI; encoded by the coding sequence ATGAAACTAAAAATTCATATCCTATCGCTGATAGTAATTGTTTTTACTATGAATTCTTGCGCGTCTGATTCGGTTGATTCAGGCTCAGAACAAGAATCGGGTGTTTCTTCAGGAGTTGTTACCAACTATACCTATAATCAATCGGAACTTGAGACAATGAAATTGATTAATGATTATAGAGTTAGTGTTGGATTAAATGAATTGAAAGCAATAAATCATATTTCTTTTAAATCAGAAGAACATGATATGTATATGATTGCTAATAATGTAGTTAATCATGATGATTTTGTTGCTCGTTCAGAAAACATAATTAAAGTTTTAGGAGCGATAAAAGTTGGTGAGAATGTAGCTTATAATTATAATACACCTGAGGCTGTATTAAAAGCATGGTTAGCAAGTGCTGGACATAAAAAAAATATCGAAGGTGATTATACACATTTTGGTATGGCAATAAAGATAGATCCTGAAAATGGAAGAAAATATTATACTAATATTTTCGCAAAAATATAA
- the pdxH gene encoding pyridoxamine 5'-phosphate oxidase translates to MNDLSNYRKSYEKSELLETTIPEDPINLFNRWFHEVEDFGGVDEVNAMTVSTIGLDGFPKSRVVLLKKFSEEGFIFYTNYNSEKGKAIQNNPHVCLSFFWPNSERQVIIKGVAAKTSESVSDGYFDSRPDGSKLGAIVSNQSEVIPSRTFLEENLKVLEKEFEGKAIPRPKHWGGFLVTPVEVEFWQGRPNRLHDRIRYVVQDDYSWKIERLSS, encoded by the coding sequence ATGAATGATTTAAGTAATTATAGAAAATCCTACGAGAAAAGTGAATTACTAGAAACTACTATTCCAGAAGATCCAATTAATCTTTTTAATAGATGGTTTCATGAAGTAGAAGACTTTGGAGGTGTAGATGAAGTAAATGCTATGACAGTATCTACAATAGGATTAGATGGTTTTCCGAAATCGAGAGTTGTTTTATTGAAAAAATTCTCAGAGGAAGGCTTTATTTTTTATACTAATTATAATTCTGAAAAAGGAAAAGCAATACAAAATAACCCACATGTTTGTTTGTCTTTTTTTTGGCCTAATTCTGAGCGTCAGGTAATTATTAAAGGTGTTGCTGCCAAAACATCAGAGTCAGTTTCTGATGGTTATTTTGATTCAAGACCTGATGGGAGTAAACTAGGAGCTATTGTTTCTAATCAGAGCGAGGTGATTCCATCACGCACATTTCTAGAAGAGAACTTAAAAGTATTGGAGAAAGAATTTGAAGGAAAGGCAATTCCAAGACCTAAACATTGGGGTGGTTTTCTTGTTACTCCAGTTGAGGTTGAGTTTTGGCAAGGAAGACCAAATCGGTTACATGATAGAATTAGATACGTTGTTCAAGATGATTATTCATGGAAAATTGAGCGACTTTCGTCTTGA
- a CDS encoding ribonuclease Z encodes MKLTILGCYAATPRTLTNPTSQLLEIKNRLFLIDCGEGTQVQLRKNKVKFSKINHVFISHLHGDHFFGLIGLISTFSLLGRTTDLHIHGPKGIKEIILLQLKLSSSWTNYGLFFHELESDNSEVVFEDQKVIVTTIPLKHRVYTNGFLFQEKLSERKLDIDAVQHYNIDTCYFQKIKNGGDVTLDDGTIITNEKLSLDPLPPKSYAFCSDTVYHEAVIPIIENVDVLYHESTFLQSEESLALKTLHSTAKEAATIALKANAKQLVLGHYSTRYESIELFKEEAETIFPNVLLADDGKSFEF; translated from the coding sequence TTGAAATTAACAATATTAGGCTGTTATGCCGCCACTCCAAGAACACTTACAAATCCAACTTCTCAGCTATTAGAAATTAAGAACAGATTGTTTCTTATTGATTGTGGAGAAGGTACTCAGGTGCAATTGCGTAAAAACAAAGTAAAATTCTCTAAAATTAATCATGTTTTTATTTCGCATTTACACGGGGATCATTTCTTTGGTCTAATTGGATTAATATCTACATTTAGTCTTTTGGGCAGAACAACAGATTTGCATATCCATGGACCAAAAGGTATTAAAGAAATTATATTACTACAACTAAAATTATCTAGTTCATGGACAAACTATGGTTTGTTTTTTCATGAGTTAGAATCTGATAATAGCGAAGTTGTTTTTGAAGATCAAAAGGTTATTGTAACTACAATACCATTAAAGCATCGAGTATATACCAACGGCTTTTTATTTCAAGAGAAACTAAGTGAAAGAAAATTAGATATTGATGCAGTTCAGCATTATAATATTGATACTTGTTATTTTCAAAAAATAAAAAATGGGGGAGATGTAACTTTGGATGATGGAACAATCATTACAAATGAAAAGTTATCATTGGATCCTTTGCCACCCAAAAGTTATGCGTTTTGCTCAGATACGGTTTATCATGAAGCTGTAATTCCTATTATAGAAAATGTAGATGTGCTGTATCATGAAAGTACCTTTTTACAATCTGAAGAAAGCCTTGCTTTGAAAACACTACATTCAACTGCCAAAGAAGCTGCTACAATAGCGTTAAAGGCCAATGCAAAACAATTGGTATTGGGGCATTATTCAACTAGATATGAAAGTATCGAATTGTTTAAAGAAGAAGCAGAAACTATTTTTCCAAACGTCTTATTGGCTGATGATGGGAAAAGTTTTGAGTTTTAA
- a CDS encoding ribonuclease Z — MKVDQKGHTTIIKDTQGDFTSFLDKITQQFKTFENYNIIIDLLAHKDLTINDIKLLLPLSKQYKKAKKSFVIVVSDIDYNAVPNALIVVPSILEAHDIIEMDEIERDLGF; from the coding sequence ATGAAAGTAGATCAAAAAGGACATACAACAATAATTAAAGATACTCAGGGAGATTTTACTTCTTTTCTGGATAAAATCACGCAGCAGTTTAAAACCTTCGAAAATTATAATATTATTATCGATTTGTTAGCTCATAAAGATTTGACTATAAACGATATTAAATTATTATTGCCTCTTTCAAAACAATATAAAAAAGCTAAAAAATCTTTTGTAATTGTAGTTTCAGATATAGATTACAATGCAGTACCAAATGCTTTAATTGTTGTTCCTTCGATTTTAGAGGCACATGATATAATAGAAATGGATGAAATCGAAAGAGATTTAGGATTCTAA
- a CDS encoding aspartate carbamoyltransferase catalytic subunit: protein MKELSVNHLLGIKYINENDINLIFETADHFKEVINRPIKKVPSLRDITIANIFFENSTRTKLSFELAQKRLSADVISFSAAQSSVKKGETLIDTVNNILSMKVDMVVMRHANPGAAYFLSKNVKASIVNAGDGAHEHPTQALLDSYSIRERLGDVAGKKVVIVGDILHSRVALSNIYALKMQGAEVKVCGPKTLIPRYIESLGVTVEPNLRKALEWCDVANMLRVQNERMDVNFFPSTREYSQQYGVDKALLDSLNKEIVIMHPGPINRGVEITSEVADSEHSVILNQVENGVAVRMAVIYLLASKIQ from the coding sequence ATGAAAGAATTAAGCGTAAATCATTTGTTAGGAATAAAGTATATCAACGAGAATGATATTAACCTAATTTTTGAAACTGCCGATCATTTTAAGGAAGTTATTAATCGACCAATTAAAAAAGTTCCTTCGTTAAGAGATATTACGATTGCCAATATATTTTTTGAAAACAGTACAAGAACAAAACTTTCATTTGAGCTAGCACAAAAAAGATTATCAGCCGATGTTATTAGTTTTTCGGCAGCACAATCATCAGTTAAAAAAGGAGAGACACTTATTGATACAGTAAATAACATCCTTTCTATGAAAGTGGATATGGTTGTTATGCGTCATGCAAATCCTGGAGCAGCTTATTTTTTATCCAAAAATGTAAAGGCTAGTATTGTTAATGCAGGAGATGGAGCACACGAACATCCAACTCAAGCATTATTAGATAGCTATTCTATTAGAGAAAGACTAGGGGATGTAGCTGGAAAGAAAGTTGTAATCGTTGGAGATATTTTGCACTCAAGAGTTGCGTTGTCTAATATTTATGCTTTGAAAATGCAAGGAGCTGAAGTAAAAGTATGTGGACCAAAGACATTAATTCCTAGATATATTGAATCGCTAGGAGTTACAGTAGAGCCTAATTTACGTAAAGCATTAGAATGGTGTGATGTTGCTAATATGCTACGTGTACAAAATGAAAGAATGGATGTGAATTTCTTTCCTTCAACAAGAGAGTATTCGCAACAATATGGAGTAGATAAAGCATTATTAGATTCTCTAAATAAAGAGATTGTAATTATGCACCCTGGACCAATAAATAGGGGAGTAGAGATAACATCTGAAGTAGCTGACTCAGAACATTCGGTTATTTTAAATCAAGTCGAAAATGGAGTAGCTGTTCGTATGGCAGTTATTTATCTTTTGGCTTCAAAAATCCAATAA
- the pyrR gene encoding bifunctional pyr operon transcriptional regulator/uracil phosphoribosyltransferase PyrR, translating into MSQKVLLNSKEVTIILHRLACQLIEKHLDFSDTILVGIQPRGVYLAERLKELLEKEYNTPEITLGYLDITFFRDDFRRTDKPLEANKTQINFIVEDKKVIFIDDVLFTGRSIRSALTAIQSFGRPAEIELLVLIDRRFSRHLPIQPDYRGRQVDAINNEKVIVSWKENDGEDVVYLITS; encoded by the coding sequence ATGAGTCAAAAAGTATTACTTAATTCAAAAGAAGTTACTATCATATTACATCGTTTGGCCTGTCAATTGATAGAAAAGCATCTTGATTTTTCAGATACGATTTTGGTAGGAATACAGCCTAGAGGTGTCTACCTGGCAGAACGATTGAAAGAATTATTAGAAAAAGAATACAATACACCCGAGATTACGTTGGGTTATTTGGATATTACTTTTTTTAGAGATGATTTCCGAAGAACAGATAAACCATTAGAAGCTAATAAAACCCAAATCAATTTTATAGTAGAGGATAAAAAAGTCATTTTCATAGATGATGTTTTATTCACAGGACGAAGTATTCGATCAGCATTAACAGCTATTCAATCTTTTGGGCGACCTGCAGAAATTGAATTATTGGTGTTAATCGACAGGCGTTTTAGCCGACATTTACCAATACAACCCGATTATCGCGGCAGACAGGTAGATGCTATCAATAATGAAAAAGTGATTGTGAGTTGGAAAGAAAATGATGGTGAAGATGTTGTTTATTTGATAACTAGTTAA
- a CDS encoding fibronectin type III domain-containing protein, which produces MKKLYFLLLFLGVGLASQAQNLFPYLQNATPTSIYVNWKTSSNPETIVEYGTTASSLNVTVTGNTNVFTDSGYPGNYFYHSAKLINLSPNTKYYYRIKTGADVSSVYSFKTLPNPGQAATADGHIRFLIMGDNQLKAVPRYDSLVSAAKRKIRQKWGATLSPEDNIAMTFMVGDQVDVGTLDHYENVHFKKNRGLSGNIPIQTTVGNHETYGTLGMNSYYDHFYISELSYKGISSGTENYYAQQAGNVLFISLSSEHTGAAQLTWLQQVLAAANTDNTVEWIFSLSHRPYQAEQYVGDISTWVRNTAVPLLVTSPKYSMHIGAHHHLYHRGQLKNTPTYNIISGGTAWDQYWGSSTEQDFEDVQKTICNWIYQIVDIDVINGKMDIESYSIGSVDKWKNNQLMDEFHRYKNKVAPAKPSITNTFTGNVTLPLTVNGSAYSTTTSELLNTSQFLISQTPTFDIVKKEVYRDFENLYGKYGTQKDSTVNINLGVDITKMDLASNSLSNGKYYVKVRYRDRNLEWSPWSDAQTFTVTGSNTVNTEIITDALTYSLNAPIKVDFTDAPASTSTWVGLYKDGQTPGSSTPSLTWQYTNGSPSGFINFPKGLANKGRYYAVIFSNGGYTEIAPRKYFYVGPVPVLTTDNTEYSIGTPVIVNYTNGPQLAKDWIGIYRMGVNPGSGVPSLSWQYVTTVADAKSFSGLPKGYYYAEYYLQDSFNAIGNKVYFKIGAVVTELWINKPVYDLGEQITASWTDAPGIVKDWLGIYHEGDDPNAKPLVSYTYFEGLSEGTKNIVAPELPTEKGNYFLVMFTNDSYNEVSNRVTFEVIDSKLGNGEFKIDNGLMVYPNPTSSNKETFIQSEYPIDEIEIYNIEGKLLYVTKNVNNNKYSLINQDLPKGVYILKIHSRKLFTAKLIVK; this is translated from the coding sequence ATGAAAAAACTCTACTTTTTACTACTATTCTTAGGTGTAGGTTTAGCTTCGCAAGCACAAAATCTATTTCCTTATTTGCAAAACGCAACGCCAACGTCTATTTATGTTAACTGGAAAACATCTAGTAATCCAGAGACTATTGTAGAATACGGAACAACAGCGTCTAGTCTTAATGTTACTGTTACAGGGAATACGAATGTTTTTACAGATTCGGGATACCCAGGAAATTATTTCTATCACAGTGCGAAATTGATTAATCTTTCGCCTAATACTAAATATTATTACAGAATAAAAACCGGAGCAGATGTGTCTTCGGTTTATTCGTTTAAAACATTGCCTAATCCGGGTCAAGCAGCTACTGCAGACGGCCACATTCGGTTTTTGATTATGGGAGATAATCAATTAAAAGCAGTACCGCGTTATGATTCTTTAGTGTCAGCTGCAAAAAGAAAAATAAGACAAAAATGGGGGGCTACTTTATCTCCAGAGGATAATATTGCTATGACTTTTATGGTAGGAGACCAAGTGGATGTAGGTACTTTAGATCATTATGAAAATGTACATTTTAAAAAGAATAGAGGATTATCGGGTAATATACCGATTCAGACTACAGTAGGGAATCATGAAACGTATGGAACACTTGGAATGAATTCGTATTATGATCATTTTTATATTAGTGAACTTTCATATAAAGGAATTTCATCGGGAACAGAGAATTATTATGCGCAACAAGCAGGAAATGTTTTATTTATTAGTTTAAGCTCAGAGCATACAGGTGCAGCCCAGTTAACTTGGTTGCAACAGGTTCTCGCTGCTGCGAATACTGATAATACGGTAGAATGGATTTTTTCTTTAAGTCACAGACCCTATCAAGCAGAGCAGTATGTTGGCGATATCTCTACTTGGGTTCGTAATACAGCAGTTCCATTGTTGGTAACTTCGCCTAAATATTCTATGCACATTGGGGCACACCATCATCTTTATCATAGAGGACAATTAAAAAATACGCCTACTTATAATATTATTTCTGGAGGTACAGCTTGGGATCAATATTGGGGTTCTTCTACAGAGCAAGATTTTGAAGATGTACAAAAAACAATATGCAATTGGATTTACCAAATTGTTGATATTGATGTAATAAACGGAAAGATGGATATCGAAAGTTATTCAATTGGTAGTGTAGATAAATGGAAGAACAACCAATTAATGGATGAGTTTCATAGATATAAAAATAAAGTAGCACCAGCAAAACCATCCATCACCAATACTTTTACAGGGAATGTTACATTGCCACTAACAGTAAATGGTTCGGCATATAGCACTACAACAAGTGAGTTATTAAATACAAGTCAGTTTTTGATTTCACAAACGCCAACATTTGATATCGTTAAAAAAGAAGTATATCGAGATTTTGAGAATTTATATGGTAAATACGGTACTCAAAAAGATTCAACTGTTAATATAAATCTAGGTGTAGATATTACCAAAATGGATTTGGCTTCAAATTCGCTTTCTAATGGTAAGTATTATGTAAAAGTTAGATATAGAGACCGCAATCTAGAATGGTCTCCTTGGAGTGATGCACAAACATTTACTGTTACTGGAAGTAATACTGTAAACACAGAGATAATAACTGATGCTTTAACCTATTCGCTGAACGCACCAATTAAAGTTGATTTTACAGATGCTCCAGCGAGTACATCGACATGGGTAGGATTATATAAAGATGGACAAACACCAGGATCATCGACACCATCTTTAACTTGGCAATATACAAATGGAAGTCCAAGCGGATTTATTAATTTTCCAAAAGGATTAGCTAATAAAGGACGCTATTATGCTGTTATATTCTCAAATGGAGGATATACTGAAATTGCTCCCCGAAAATATTTTTATGTAGGACCAGTTCCAGTATTGACTACTGATAATACTGAATATTCAATTGGTACACCAGTAATTGTTAATTATACCAATGGACCGCAATTGGCCAAAGACTGGATAGGAATTTATAGAATGGGCGTTAATCCAGGATCAGGAGTTCCTTCATTAAGTTGGCAATATGTTACAACAGTTGCAGATGCAAAATCATTTAGTGGTTTACCAAAAGGATATTATTATGCCGAGTATTATTTACAAGATAGTTTTAATGCTATTGGTAATAAAGTCTACTTTAAGATTGGAGCAGTTGTAACTGAATTGTGGATTAATAAACCAGTGTACGATCTTGGCGAACAAATTACAGCTTCATGGACAGATGCTCCAGGAATTGTAAAAGATTGGTTAGGAATCTATCATGAAGGTGATGATCCTAACGCCAAACCATTGGTAAGTTATACTTATTTTGAAGGTCTTTCTGAAGGGACTAAAAATATAGTTGCTCCCGAGTTGCCTACAGAAAAAGGAAATTATTTTCTAGTAATGTTCACCAATGACTCTTATAATGAAGTATCAAACAGAGTTACATTTGAAGTGATTGACAGTAAACTTGGTAATGGTGAATTTAAAATTGATAATGGACTAATGGTGTATCCAAATCCAACTAGCAGTAATAAAGAAACTTTTATTCAGTCGGAATATCCTATTGATGAAATAGAAATCTATAATATAGAAGGGAAGCTATTATATGTTACAAAAAATGTGAACAACAATAAGTATTCTTTAATAAATCAAGATTTACCAAAAGGAGTTTATATTTTAAAAATTCATTCTCGTAAATTGTTTACAGCAAAGCTAATTGTGAAATAA
- a CDS encoding DUF418 domain-containing protein, with translation MSENAFSLKSPRIEVIDALRGLAIMAIMLLHNLEHFDFYYLPEYLPEPIKVLDKIIWDTLFFLFAGKSYAIFSLLFGFSFFIQYDNQLKKGNDFRWRYVWRLAILFVFGLVNTVFFSGDILMMYAILGLILIPVCNLKTKYVLLLATFLLMLPMEWFNFFNILYNPDYILPLNLSNAYYGNMHTYLSGNSFVDHSVGNLSIGRWASVFWSWENGRFFQAPALFMFGMIAGRKQLFVTSPASIAFWKKALQYAIILFIPFFAFKTYLPELITNKDLVNSLLIIFTSWSNVTFMVVLVSSFVLLYQKESVNKVLIKLIPFGKMSLTSYFSQSIVGSFIYYRYGLGLFEYTGATFSLLIGIVLFLLQLGFCTWWLKTHKQGPLEALWHKLTWISFGKEKKAIAA, from the coding sequence ATGTCAGAAAATGCTTTTAGTTTAAAATCTCCTCGTATAGAAGTTATAGATGCATTACGTGGTTTAGCCATCATGGCGATTATGTTACTTCATAATTTAGAACATTTTGATTTCTATTATTTACCCGAATATTTACCTGAACCAATCAAAGTATTAGATAAGATAATTTGGGATACTCTGTTCTTCCTTTTTGCAGGAAAATCGTATGCTATTTTTTCACTTCTTTTTGGGTTTAGTTTTTTTATCCAATATGATAATCAATTAAAAAAAGGAAATGATTTTAGATGGAGATATGTTTGGAGGCTTGCCATATTATTTGTTTTTGGGTTGGTAAATACTGTCTTTTTTTCAGGAGATATATTAATGATGTATGCTATTTTAGGATTGATATTAATTCCTGTTTGTAACCTAAAAACCAAGTATGTATTGCTACTTGCTACTTTCTTGTTAATGCTTCCTATGGAATGGTTTAATTTTTTTAATATTCTTTACAACCCAGATTATATTTTGCCACTTAATCTATCAAATGCTTATTATGGCAATATGCATACTTATTTGAGCGGGAATTCATTTGTAGATCATTCAGTAGGAAATTTATCAATAGGGAGATGGGCTTCAGTGTTTTGGTCATGGGAAAACGGAAGGTTTTTTCAGGCTCCTGCTTTATTTATGTTTGGAATGATCGCAGGAAGAAAACAACTTTTTGTAACTTCTCCAGCAAGTATTGCATTTTGGAAAAAAGCACTGCAATATGCTATTATATTGTTTATTCCTTTTTTTGCATTCAAAACCTATTTGCCAGAACTTATTACAAATAAAGATTTAGTAAATAGTTTATTGATAATTTTTACTTCTTGGTCAAATGTTACTTTTATGGTTGTTTTGGTCAGCTCATTTGTATTGCTGTACCAAAAAGAATCAGTAAATAAGGTTTTAATAAAACTAATCCCTTTTGGAAAAATGAGTCTGACAAGTTATTTCTCTCAATCAATTGTGGGATCGTTTATTTACTATCGTTATGGTCTAGGACTTTTTGAATACACTGGTGCAACCTTTAGTTTGTTAATTGGTATCGTTTTATTTTTATTACAACTAGGATTCTGTACATGGTGGCTCAAAACGCATAAACAAGGACCATTAGAAGCACTGTGGCATAAACTGACTTGGATATCTTTTGGAAAAGAAAAAAAAGCTATTGCCGCTTAA